Within the Staphylococcus argenteus genome, the region TTAGGTGGCCTTACAACATTTTCAACATTAGCTAAAGAACTTACATTAATGATGACTCCTAAGCTTAAGTTAACACATTTTATCAATTATTCACTTTTACAATTCATTATAGGATTTATTGCCTGTTATATCGGTTTTCATATTTAAAAAATAATGCTTTATTCAGTAAAATGGTAATCTCACATCCTAAACTGAATAAAGCATTTTTAATTTTGAATCAATCATAATATATTGTTGGATTTTTAAGTAAATTTATATTGGTATTTAATATATCAATCAAATCTTTATAAATTAACGTTGAACAACCTTAGACAAAAACCAAACTTCTTGAGGTTTATTTTCACCATAAAACCTAAGAAAAGCAAAATTAACATATTGCAAAAATGAAGCTGTTTCATGGTCTCCTGCCTCGTTTAACTTCTCTGATCAATTGAAACCTATCTTTAATTAAAACCACTTTGAAATACTTCGCGCTATCCTTCAAAGACTTGTTTTTATTCGTCACTCATAATTCAATTACCCTTCAAATGTTTTTGGATCAGGTCCAATTCTTCTATCTTGATTCAAGGCATCGATTCGCATCATTTGCTCATCTGTTAAATTGAAATCGAATATATTTATGTTTTCAGTAATTCTTTCAGGTGTTACAGATTTAGGTATCGTTACTACACCATGCTGTATGTTCCATCTTATAACTACTTGTGCCGCAGATTTCCCTACTTCTTTAGCAATTTCTATAATTGTTTTATCTTCTAATATTTGTGCATTCATCAATGGTGACCAAGATTCCATCACAATATGTTGCGCTTCCAAGTATAATTTTAATTTATGTTGTGTTAAATAAGGATGAAATTCAACTTGATTAATAACCGGCTTAATTGACACTTGTGCCAGCAATGCTTCCAAATGTTCAGGCTCAAAATTGCTAACACCAATATTTCCTACTTCATTATTTTTATATAGGTCTTCCATGCCCTTCCATGTATCAATCATGATTGCTTCATTTGTACCAGGCCAATGTACTAAATATAAATCTAAATATGATAAACCAAGGCGTGATAAACTAGCGTGGTATGCATTGGCCACATTGTTTCTACCAAAATCTTCAAAGTATAATTTTGAAGTAATGAATAAATCCTCCCTATTTAATCCAGTCGATTCCAATCCAGCACGAATACCTGCCCCAACTTGCTCTTCATTCCCATACACCTTTGCAGTATCAATGCTACGATATCCTTGCTCAATTGCATGTTTAACACTTTTCATGCAATTTTCATCATTTTCAACACGAAAAGTTCCTAAACCAATTTGTGGCATTTCGTTCCCATTATAAAATCGTTTAACCTCCATTAATATCGCCTCACTTTTTTAATGTATTATACCCTGTTATCATAACAAATCTAACTTTACGCATACATTTAAAAACACTTTTGTCGATTAACCAATAAAACTCTAGTATTATTTATCAAATATTACGCAAAATGCAAAAGCAATTCTTTTTAATTTATGGCACAATACAATAATTAGTTGAGCGTGAAACTCAATTCTTTTAATTTATGACACAATAAAAAAGCTGAAGTAACAACTATTAAGTCATAACTCCAGCTTTTCATTTAATTGAATGATTCGATTTTATCCATCATTTGTTGTAAGTCTTCAACATTGTATTGAATACGACCATGGAATACAAATTTGTTAAAGAATTCATCTAATTGTTCAGCACCAACAAGTACTTTTACAGCGCTATTTTGATTATAATTTGAAATCGTTACGTCACCTTCATTTTTAGGATTAAAGTATAAAATTGAAGTCGGCGTATATTTAGCACCTAATTGTTTTTGTAAGTCTTCAGCCAATTGTTTAATCGCCTCAATTTGATCTGAATAATTTACAAATGATAATGAACGTTTGTCATCATTTTGATCCATCACAATCGTTTGCGGTCTAGATTTATCTAAATCTAATGTATCAAATACTTGTTCCATTGGTGGTAAATCTTTAAATTGACCGCCACTAATACCATTATAAACATGACCTTTTAACAATTGAGAATCAATTATATAAAGTCCAGTTCTAGTTAAAACTAAATGACTAATACGTTCAATATTATTAAAGCCATCCTTTGGTAAAAAGATATTTGCCATAATGTGCATATCTTCTGGTCGAATTCGTTTTTCTTTAACTAATCTTTCACGAATACCAATTAATCTCATGTCCGTTACATATTCACTATGATTTTTCGAGAACAATTTTAATGCGTCAATCTCACGATCTTTTGTACTAACCATGTGATTATAATCTTCTTGTTGTTTTGTAATTGTCTTTTTATTTTGAATACGCTCTTTCTCTAAAGCTTCTTCATGAGACTTTTTAATGTTTTGTTCTTGTTGTTCATACTTTTCTTCTGTTTGTCGCTTAACTTTTTTCTTACTACCTAAGGCAACTAAGAAAAGGACAAAAAAGATTAATGCAATGACTACTGCAGTAATGAGTCCAATGACTACCGGTGAAGATAAATCCATCACAACAACGCTCCTTTTTAATATATGAATAACTTTAATTATAATAGAAAAGCTAAAGATTTTCGATACATAATATCATTTATATACCGAAAATCTTTTATTTAGCCTTATTTAGTTCGAATCATTACTTAACTGCGTCTTTTAATTCTTCTACTTTGTCTAATTTTTCCCATGGGAATAATACATCTGTACGTCCAAAATGACCATAAGCAGCAGTTTGTTTGTAAATTGGTTGTTTCAAATCAAGCATTTTAATAATGCCAGCTGGTCTTAAGTCAAAGTGCTTTCTTACTGCTTCAACAAGTTGACTTTCAGAAACCTTTCCAGTTCCAAATGTATCAATTGCAATTGATACTGGTTCTGCAACACCAATGGCATATGCTAATTGAACTTCACATTGATCTGCTAAGCCTGCTGCTACTATATTTTTAGCGACATAACGTGCAGCATATGCAGCTGAACGGTCTACTTTTGTAGGATCCTTACCACTGAAGCAACCGCCACCATGACGTGCATAGCCTCCATAAGTATCAACAATAATTTTACGTCCTGTTAAACCAGCATCACCTTGAGGTCCACCGATTACAAAACGTCCTGTAGGGTTGATGTAGAATTTAGTTTGTTCATTAATTAAGTTTTCAGGAACAGTAGGATAAATGACATGTGCTTTAATGTCTTCTTGAATTTGCTCTAGTGTCACATCTTCAGCATGTTGCGTTGAAACAACAATCGTATCAATACGTACTGGGTTATCATTTTCATCATATTCAACAGTAACTTGAACTTTACCGTCAGGACGTAAATAGTTTAATGTACCATCTTTACGCACATCTGATAAACGTTTAGCTAGTTGATGTGATAGATAGATTGCTAAAGGCATATACGTTTCTGTTTCGTTTGTTGCATAACCAAACATTAAACCTTGGTCACCTGCACCAGTAGCTTCAATCTCTTCTTCACTATCTTTGTCACGATATTCTAACGCTTTATCCACACCTTGAGCAATGTCAGGTGATTGTTCATCAATCGCAGTTAAAATTGCCATCGTTTCATAATCATAGCCATATTTTGCTCTTGTGTATCCAATTTCTTTAATTGTTTCTCTAACAACTTTCGGAATATCAACATATGTTGTTGTAGAAATTTCGCCGGCGATTAATGCCATACCTGTTGTAACTGTTGTTTCACAAGCTACACGTGCATTTGGGTCGTCTTTTAAAATAGCATCTAATATTGCATCTGACACTTGGTCAGCGATTTTATCTGGGTGTCCTTCTGTAACAGACTCTGAAGTAAATAATCGTTTGTTATTTAACATAGTTTGCTCCTTTAAATTTATATTACGAAAATTCTCTTTCTGTGAGCTAAATAAAAAAGACCTTCTAACTATGAATATAGAGAGAAGGCCTAATACGTCCATTCGCTCTTATCGTTCAGACCTATTTGTCTGCAAACGGTTTGGCACCTTTCTTTTATAAAAAAGAGGTTGCTGGGTTTCATTGGGTCCATGTCCCTCCACCACTCAGGATAAGAGAATCCGTTAAAATTAATACTACCTAAATAATGAATTAATGTCAATTTTTGATAAATAAATTTACAGTAAAATATTGTAGATTAATTATGTTAATGTGTTATACTAATTAAATGTAAAGGCTTACATTTAAATTATCGCTTTGGAGGGATTTAGGATGTCAGTAGACACATACACTGAAACAACTAAAATTGACAAATTATTGAAAAAAACAACGTCACATTTTCAGCTTTCGACGACACAACTTTATAATAAAATTTTAGATAACAAAGAAGGCGTATTAACAGAACTTGGTGCTGTTAATGCAAGTACTGGTAAATACACTGGTCGCTCGCCTAAAGACAAATTTTTTGTCTCAGAACCTTCATATAGAGATAACATTGATTGGGGAGATATCAATCAACCTATCGATGAAGAAACTTTCTTGAAGTTATACCATAAAGTATTAGACTATTTAGATAAAAAAGATGAATTATATGTTTTCAAAGGTTACGCAGGTAGCGATAAAGATACAATGTTAAAACTTACAGTCATCAACGAATTAGCTTGGCATAATTTATTCGCTAAAAATATGTTTATCAGACCTGAATCGAAAGAAGAAGCTACGAAGATTAAACCAAACTTCACTATCGTTTCTGCCCCACATTTTAAAGCAGATCCAGAAGTAGATGGCACTAGATCTGAAACATTCGTCATTATTTCATTTAAACATAAAGTAATTTTAATCGGTGGTACTGAATATGCTGGCGAAATGAAAAAAGGTATCTTCTCTGTAATGAATTACTTATTACCGATGCAAGATATCATGAGTATGCATTGTTCAGCAAATGTTGGTGAAAAAGGCGATGTAGCATTATTCTTCGGTCTATCAGGCACTGGTAAAACAACATTATCAGCTGATCCACACCGCAAACTAATCGGTGATGATGAACACGGATGGAATAAAAACGGCGTATTTAATATTGAAGGTGGCTGCTATGCAAAAGCAATCAATCTTTCCAAAGAAAAAGAACCACAGATCTTTGACGCAATTAAATATGGTGCGATTTTAGAGAATACTGTCGTTGCTGAAGACGGTTCAGTAGACTTTGAAGACAATCGCTATACTGAAAATACACGTGCGGCTTATCCAATAAATCATATAGATAACATTGTGGTACCATCAAAAGCAGCACATCCAAATACAATCATTTTCTTGACTGCAGATGCATTTGGTGTGATTCCACCAATTTCTAAATTAAATAAAGATCAAGCTATGTATCACTTCTTAAGTGGTTTCACTTCTAAATTAGCTGGTACAGAACGTGGTGTCACAGAACCTGAACCATCATTCTCAACATGTTTCGGTGCACCATTCTTCCCGTTACACCCTACTGTTTATGCGGACTTACTAGGTGAACTTATCGATTTACATGATGTTGATGTTTATCTTGTTAATACTGGATGGACTGGTGGAAAATACGGTGTAGGTCGTAGAATCAGCTTACATTACACACGCCAAATGGTAAATCAAGCTATTTCAGGTAAATTAAAAAATGCTGAATATACAAAAGATAGTACTTTTGGTTTAAGTATTCCTGTTGAAATTGAAGATGTTCCTAAAACAATTTTAAATCCGATCAATGCTTGGAGCGATCAAGAGAAGTATAAAGCACAAGCAGAAGATTTAATTCAACGTTTTGAAAAGAATTTCGAAAAATTCGGTAAGAAAGTTGAACATATTGCCGAAAAAGGTAGCTTCAACAAATAAATTGAATGCTAATCACAGAGCCAACCGCTGTTAAATTTTAACAATGGTTGGCTCTTCTTATGTTATATAGTAAAATTTATAGTCATTTTCATAAATTCATTTTAAAGCATCTATATTTAAAACCCATAAAGCTCGAATCACTTATCAAGATATCGATTGTAAGTAAAGATTGCCTCTTTACACTTCAAAGTGCCTAAGTTTCTCCACTTTACTCATAAAGTTTTTAATATAAGTCAATGTTTCAACCATGGCTGGCGGTCTCGGTACATGTCCTTCTGTCATTTGATAAAATGTTTCATGCATGACACCTTTTAACTCAAGCTGTTCCGCTAAATGATACGCATGTTGAATACCAACTTGTTTATCTTTGCCTCCATGTACAATTAAAATTGGCGGACTATTTTCATTTATATTTGGAATAGCCTGACGCATTTCATATGCTGCTCTATCTTTTTTCGGGTGTCCAATCATTCTCCTAAGCATTCCTCTTAAATCAACGCGTTCTTCATACATTAAATAAATATCTGAGACTCCACCCCAGATAATGTAACTATCTACAGGTAAATCTTGAAACGTTAGCAATCCTTGTAAACCGCCTCGTGAAAAGCCAATCATATGAATAAAAGCTTGTGGATATTTGCCATGTAGCAACCTTAATAATTGTGTCACATCATTTAAATCCCCACGATAAAATTCATCTCTACCTTCACTACCATTGTTGCCACGATAATAAGGTCCTATAACTAGAGTATTATCATCTGCAAATTGCATTAATCTACCTGCGCGCACACGTCCTACTTGACCTTTGCCACCCCGCAAGTAAACTACAATTCTTTTAACATTTTGATACGGTGTCATCATAAGTGCTTTTACTTTTAAATCATCTGACAAATATGTAACTTCTTCAAAATGATGCGTAAAAGATTCAATTGGCATTCGTTTACGTTTGATAAAATCCAAGTGATTGCACCCTCTCCACACATTTTAAAATGGTACTATCTTGAAGCAAGAAACTTTGATGAGTAAGTTCGATATCATTGATACATTTAAACAACACTGGCCCTGCTGTTTCTAAATAATCATTCTTATTTACCAATGATTCAACTTCGATAAAATATACATCTTTCACAAAATCAGTTTTCTCATGTGTATCAATGGTATATTGTGCGATGTAATGAATATTTTTAACTTTGGCCCCTGTTTCTTCATACAATTCCCGCGTTACAGCTTCAATACTACTTTCCCCGTGTTCCCTTTTACCACCAGGGAATTCAATTCCTCTAATATTATGTTTGGTAAAAAGCAATTGATTTTTAAACGTTGGAATAGCTAGCACATGATTGCCATCTGCTACCTCATTATCCTTTTTAAATGTCAAATTAACTTGACGATTATCTTTATCCCTAAACTTCACGCGCATCACATCCCTACATTGTATGTTAATATAATAGTTAATCACTATTGTTGGAGGCATTAATTATGAAAAAGATATTTTTGGCGATGATTCATTTTTATCAACGTTTCATTTCGCCACTTACTCCACCAACTTGTCGTTTTTATCCAACATGTTCAGAGTACACTAGAGAAGCGATTCAATACCACGGTGCTTTCAAAGGCCTTTATTTAGGCATCCGTCGTATTTTAAAATGTCATCCGCTTCATAAAGGTGGCTTTGACCCTGTTCCTTTAAAAAAAGACAAGTCAACAAGTAAACATTCGCATAAACATCATCATTAATATGGTTTTAATTGAGTAATATCTACCCTAGGGGGACGAAATTCGAGTCGTCCCTCTTTTAATATGCCTGAATGTTCAACTACATCTTGTTCAAAATAATAACCTGCTGGTGTAACATCTCCTGGATAATCACCTTTGCGAGCAATCATCGCTGTAAAATAACGGCTCAAACCATATTCGTACATGCCACCAATCACTACCTTCACACCGTACTTTTTCAAAGTATCCATTGCCGTTTGCACCCTATCAATGCCACCAAGTCGAAATGGTTTTAATACGACAACATCCACATCATATAGTTCTATCAAATTAAGAATGGACGACAGTGACGTCGCCTTTTCATCAAGGGCTATTGGAGGTATTGTTCCATCCACTACATCATCAAGCATTGAAATTTCTTTAAATGGCTCTTCGATATAAAGAACTTGTTCACGCGCTAATAACTTTAACTCTGTCATATCTTGACGGGTCAATGACTCATTTGCATCTACAACTAATTGAAAGTGAAAGTCTAATTCCCGTAACGTTTTAATTTGATCCATGATTTGAGGCGTCCACTTTAACTTAATTCTGGCAGGCTTTGTTGTTTTCAAGGCCGCTAGTTGTTTATTTGATAAGCCACTCGCTGTCGCTCCATATGCTACTGAAAATGAAGGTAATGTGTGAAACATTTGATACAATGCCATCACTATAGTTGCTCTTGCAGCAGGTGTATCTTCCAAAGGTGCCAATAATTCAAGTGCCGCTTCATACGATTCGAATGATTTATTTTTAATACCTATAAACCATTGTTGAAGTGCTTCTTTTACTGAATCAATCGTTTCAAAATTATACCAATCTGTTGGAAAAGCATTACATTCACCGAAATATGAATAGCCTTTATCATCAATTATCTCAATAAACAAACAATCACGATGCGTTAAAGTGACTTTCGGCGTTACAATTTGCGACTTAAACGGTTCACTAAATTTATAAAAATGCAAAGCCGTCAATTTCACTAGATCACCCTCTATTCAACTTATTTCTTTGTAATTTACCAGTCGATGTATATGGCAACGTATCAACCTTTTCAAAGTATTTTGGAACTTTATATTTCGCTAAATGCTGCGATAAATATGCAATCAATGGTGACTCAGCAATGTCATTTTCACTTATATAATATAATTTGGGCACTTGTCCCCATGTATCATCAGGATGCCCTACACATACTGCGTCACTGATACCTGGAAATTGTTTCGCTACAGTTTCAATTTGATATGGATAAATATTTTCACCGCCACTAATAATTAAATCTTTACGACGATCATAAATCATGACAAAACCTTCATGATCAATTTCTGCAATGTCACCTGTATTAAAATAACCATTTTCAAACGTATCTGTTAAATCTGTTGGATACAAATATCCATTCATCACATTGTCACCTTTAATTAATAATTCTCCATGACCTTCTTTATTTGGATTTTTAATTTTTACATCAACATTGGCACTTGGCATGCCAACGGTATCAGGACGTTCATGCAACATTTGTGGTGTCGCAGTTAAAAATTGCGAACATGTCTCCGTCATACCAAATGAATTATAAATTGGCAGGTTATATTGTAATGCCGTCTCTATCATAGTGGCAGATAATTTAGCACCGCCGAGTAATATTTTTTGTAAATCATAAGGTTCATGTAAACCTTGTTGGATAAGCCAGTTCAATGTTTGTGGCACAAGCGAAATGTGCGTTATGCATTCATTTTTAATCATTTTTAAAATTTGTTCGGCATTGAATTTATCAACAATGCGCACCGTAAATCCTTCAATAACAGCTCTTAACAGTACACTGAGACCTGAAATATGGTAAATGGGCAATACAGATAGCCATATTGTGTCATGATCAAATCCCAAACTTTCTTTACATCCGATTGCACTGGCATAATGATTACGAAACGTTTGTGGCACCGCTTTTTGAGGGCCAGTTGTCCCTGATGTAAACATGATTGATGCAATAGCATCAAGCTCAAATGATGTATTTAATATGTTGGACGGCAAATCTTTCAGAATGACTGTTTCGTTCGATCTATCATTTTGGATATCCATTGTGTTATCCAACAAACCGTTCATTGTAATATCCGTTCCAGGGAATTCAATATCATCCAACGATACAATTTGAAATCCTTCCAAATTCAATGGCAAGGTACAAAAAATCAATTTCACATCAATCGACCTCATCTGATTCGTCATCTCATTTGGCGTCAATCTTGTATTAATCATCGCAATTTCAATATTCGCTAACCAACATGCATGAATTAAAATGACAGATTGAATCGAATTATCTATGTATAGTCCTACACGCGATTGTTGATAAGTTCTAAGTTTGTTAGCCACATGATACGCCTTAAGATATAAATCTCGATAGGTGTAGGAAACTTGACCATCAGTAATTGCAATATGTTGGCCATTTTGTTTTGCTTGTTTATATAACCCAAAATCCATACTCTATTCCCCCATATTCATCTACATTTTAATTATAACGATTTTATGACATTCTAGCAGGCGTTATGTTTAAAAATGTAAAAAAGCAGACAAATGATTTCACTGATATGATTTATTTCTTATCTGATTCATATCATAAAATACTTTGTCTACTTATATCATTTATGATTTTTTAATTTTTAATGTAATTCTATCATTTTGATGTGGTGATTTAGCAATTGAAGCCAAAT harbors:
- a CDS encoding aldo/keto reductase, with protein sequence MEVKRFYNGNEMPQIGLGTFRVENDENCMKSVKHAIEQGYRSIDTAKVYGNEEQVGAGIRAGLESTGLNREDLFITSKLYFEDFGRNNVANAYHASLSRLGLSYLDLYLVHWPGTNEAIMIDTWKGMEDLYKNNEVGNIGVSNFEPEHLEALLAQVSIKPVINQVEFHPYLTQHKLKLYLEAQHIVMESWSPLMNAQILEDKTIIEIAKEVGKSAAQVVIRWNIQHGVVTIPKSVTPERITENINIFDFNLTDEQMMRIDALNQDRRIGPDPKTFEG
- a CDS encoding nuclease-related domain-containing protein, giving the protein MDLSSPVVIGLITAVVIALIFFVLFLVALGSKKKVKRQTEEKYEQQEQNIKKSHEEALEKERIQNKKTITKQQEDYNHMVSTKDREIDALKLFSKNHSEYVTDMRLIGIRERLVKEKRIRPEDMHIMANIFLPKDGFNNIERISHLVLTRTGLYIIDSQLLKGHVYNGISGGQFKDLPPMEQVFDTLDLDKSRPQTIVMDQNDDKRSLSFVNYSDQIEAIKQLAEDLQKQLGAKYTPTSILYFNPKNEGDVTISNYNQNSAVKVLVGAEQLDEFFNKFVFHGRIQYNVEDLQQMMDKIESFN
- the yidD gene encoding membrane protein insertion efficiency factor YidD, with protein sequence MKKIFLAMIHFYQRFISPLTPPTCRFYPTCSEYTREAIQYHGAFKGLYLGIRRILKCHPLHKGGFDPVPLKKDKSTSKHSHKHHH
- the pckA gene encoding phosphoenolpyruvate carboxykinase (ATP), coding for MSVDTYTETTKIDKLLKKTTSHFQLSTTQLYNKILDNKEGVLTELGAVNASTGKYTGRSPKDKFFVSEPSYRDNIDWGDINQPIDEETFLKLYHKVLDYLDKKDELYVFKGYAGSDKDTMLKLTVINELAWHNLFAKNMFIRPESKEEATKIKPNFTIVSAPHFKADPEVDGTRSETFVIISFKHKVILIGGTEYAGEMKKGIFSVMNYLLPMQDIMSMHCSANVGEKGDVALFFGLSGTGKTTLSADPHRKLIGDDEHGWNKNGVFNIEGGCYAKAINLSKEKEPQIFDAIKYGAILENTVVAEDGSVDFEDNRYTENTRAAYPINHIDNIVVPSKAAHPNTIIFLTADAFGVIPPISKLNKDQAMYHFLSGFTSKLAGTERGVTEPEPSFSTCFGAPFFPLHPTVYADLLGELIDLHDVDVYLVNTGWTGGKYGVGRRISLHYTRQMVNQAISGKLKNAEYTKDSTFGLSIPVEIEDVPKTILNPINAWSDQEKYKAQAEDLIQRFEKNFEKFGKKVEHIAEKGSFNK
- the menC gene encoding o-succinylbenzoate synthase, translated to MKLTALHFYKFSEPFKSQIVTPKVTLTHRDCLFIEIIDDKGYSYFGECNAFPTDWYNFETIDSVKEALQQWFIGIKNKSFESYEAALELLAPLEDTPAARATIVMALYQMFHTLPSFSVAYGATASGLSNKQLAALKTTKPARIKLKWTPQIMDQIKTLRELDFHFQLVVDANESLTRQDMTELKLLAREQVLYIEEPFKEISMLDDVVDGTIPPIALDEKATSLSSILNLIELYDVDVVVLKPFRLGGIDRVQTAMDTLKKYGVKVVIGGMYEYGLSRYFTAMIARKGDYPGDVTPAGYYFEQDVVEHSGILKEGRLEFRPPRVDITQLKPY
- the ytkD gene encoding RNA deprotection pyrophosphohydrolase, which produces MKFRDKDNRQVNLTFKKDNEVADGNHVLAIPTFKNQLLFTKHNIRGIEFPGGKREHGESSIEAVTRELYEETGAKVKNIHYIAQYTIDTHEKTDFVKDVYFIEVESLVNKNDYLETAGPVLFKCINDIELTHQSFLLQDSTILKCVERVQSLGFYQT
- a CDS encoding alpha/beta hydrolase family protein, whose amino-acid sequence is MPIESFTHHFEEVTYLSDDLKVKALMMTPYQNVKRIVVYLRGGKGQVGRVRAGRLMQFADDNTLVIGPYYRGNNGSEGRDEFYRGDLNDVTQLLRLLHGKYPQAFIHMIGFSRGGLQGLLTFQDLPVDSYIIWGGVSDIYLMYEERVDLRGMLRRMIGHPKKDRAAYEMRQAIPNINENSPPILIVHGGKDKQVGIQHAYHLAEQLELKGVMHETFYQMTEGHVPRPPAMVETLTYIKNFMSKVEKLRHFEV
- the metK gene encoding methionine adenosyltransferase, encoding MLNNKRLFTSESVTEGHPDKIADQVSDAILDAILKDDPNARVACETTVTTGMALIAGEISTTTYVDIPKVVRETIKEIGYTRAKYGYDYETMAILTAIDEQSPDIAQGVDKALEYRDKDSEEEIEATGAGDQGLMFGYATNETETYMPLAIYLSHQLAKRLSDVRKDGTLNYLRPDGKVQVTVEYDENDNPVRIDTIVVSTQHAEDVTLEQIQEDIKAHVIYPTVPENLINEQTKFYINPTGRFVIGGPQGDAGLTGRKIIVDTYGGYARHGGGCFSGKDPTKVDRSAAYAARYVAKNIVAAGLADQCEVQLAYAIGVAEPVSIAIDTFGTGKVSESQLVEAVRKHFDLRPAGIIKMLDLKQPIYKQTAAYGHFGRTDVLFPWEKLDKVEELKDAVK
- the menE gene encoding o-succinylbenzoate--CoA ligase codes for the protein MDFGLYKQAKQNGQHIAITDGQVSYTYRDLYLKAYHVANKLRTYQQSRVGLYIDNSIQSVILIHACWLANIEIAMINTRLTPNEMTNQMRSIDVKLIFCTLPLNLEGFQIVSLDDIEFPGTDITMNGLLDNTMDIQNDRSNETVILKDLPSNILNTSFELDAIASIMFTSGTTGPQKAVPQTFRNHYASAIGCKESLGFDHDTIWLSVLPIYHISGLSVLLRAVIEGFTVRIVDKFNAEQILKMIKNECITHISLVPQTLNWLIQQGLHEPYDLQKILLGGAKLSATMIETALQYNLPIYNSFGMTETCSQFLTATPQMLHERPDTVGMPSANVDVKIKNPNKEGHGELLIKGDNVMNGYLYPTDLTDTFENGYFNTGDIAEIDHEGFVMIYDRRKDLIISGGENIYPYQIETVAKQFPGISDAVCVGHPDDTWGQVPKLYYISENDIAESPLIAYLSQHLAKYKVPKYFEKVDTLPYTSTGKLQRNKLNRG